A window of Hevea brasiliensis isolate MT/VB/25A 57/8 chromosome 14, ASM3005281v1, whole genome shotgun sequence contains these coding sequences:
- the LOC110646595 gene encoding lysine-specific demethylase ELF6, with protein MGNVEIPKWLKDLPLAPEFRPTDTEFADPIAYISKIEKEASFFGICKIVPPVPKPSRRYVFCNLNKSLSKCPELGDGVDLSNVSSSLKTGFADCGNEEEARAVFTTRHQELGQGTKRTKGMVKESPQLGVHKQVWQSGEIYSLEQFESKSKAFARSLLGMIKEVNPLVIEALFWKAASEKPIYVEYANDVPGSGFGEPEGQFRYFHRQRRKRASYKSYRRSAASSDCKKNETDNVNSSCNDEVKGDAFKNDPSTSSGPTPRSSITFSTSILEENLGSSKQKILNAGSDMEGTAGWKLSNSPWNLQVIARSPGSITRFMPDDIPGVTSPMIYIGMLFSWFAWHVEDHELHSMNFLHTGSPKTWYAVPGDYAFAFEEIIGTEAYGGSIDRLGVLTLLGEKTTLLSPEVVVSSNIPCCRLIQNPGEFVVTFPRAYHVGFSHGFNCGEAANFGTPQWLKVAKEAAVRRAAMNYLPMLSHQQLLYLLTMSFVSRVPRSLLPGARSSRLRDRLKEERELSVKKAFIEDMLKENSILSALIGKDSTYNVVIWNPDLLPCASKESQLPSTISITSEENVSHAYSEDKSSPTGNDLFKEMTLYMETLNDLYMDDDDLSCDFQVDSGTLACVACGILGFPFMCVVQPSERASIELLPVDHPLVQEGSNAEKYKNYHSFAACDGSIRGSVPDDLHPVPDLSLPLKDLQMPGGWNNSSKFLRPRIFCLEHGVQIEELLQSKGGANMLIICHSDYQKIKTHAAAISEDISICFNYNEVPLESASQEDLNLIYLAIDDEDHDECGEDWTSKMGINLRYCVKVRKNAPSRKVQHALALGGLFSDVSSSSDFLNIKWQSRRSRSRTKLTRPAYCKPHDNVERKKDDALGKISGGVNIEKGEKLIQYTRRKYKVKIDCSTSWGQGCPRNHMEEEASVVNCEDLMKHTGKTSKISPCNVETSGSDSAGFDFSPIGMSGVLHEVQVLEATDNMSLNSAPLHVAGSLLTASVAVEQVVRDVECQILEESKGYEIGCNVAACGSSEMQHEEKVTGGTSEVEDSNAIECSIPFVIAADERFGIQGEYQIMEKIINLRHETCSMVSKGQHKDLTGKDVLTNEVSDLSISVSLHASCLPAGQMESIVAKKSCMNNEVTGRMTLGDELQLKLPTTGKSDCSQSISYDDKLKNQHSTLVEERAGFPQENCFAEDKLQNEVAITGGSKGEELISGNIRLVNCVSVGGSSEILREPCAAVDLCNGVTSENRGQQAIQTTNERKVEHISCPLTQMDIDQPTTSSLEGYHEVIGGISAKGDLFTGSVSDSEILLEISTANRSNVEEVIPNSPAQMQDPIVPCSVGEYSEAPREKCIAEDLSIGVNLYTDLQQQIHSDDWVTRDDEGHKICQTTSATNEEPLSSQVTQINQPNPDPFKKCSGTDEESCTIENIMLKGQEVCSSCELESTKSTVVGPRSTAGKGRKRKNEVEQLTDKTLNCSGFIKSPCEGLRPRAGKDATCRNGIDNRKSTQENPLRKKARKPSDVSVPCTKKKETAKRSYKCDLEGCTMSFETKAELQLHKRNRCPYEGCRKRFSSHKYAIIHQRVHEDDRPLKCPWKGCSMSFKWAWARTEHTRVHTGEKPYKCKVEGCGLSFRFVSDFSRHRRKTGHYVNTPG; from the exons ATGGGTAATGTGGAAATACCCAAATGGCTTAAAGACTTGCCCTTGGCACCTGAATTCCGGCCTACTGATACTGAATTTGCAGACCCAATTGCTTATATATCGAAAATTGAGAAGGAAGCTAGTTTCTTTGGTATATGTAAGATTGTACCACCCGTGCCCAAACCTTCCAGAAGGTATGTTTTTTGTAATTTGAATAAGTCCCTCTCCAAATGTCCGGAATTGGGTGATGGTGTAGATTTGTCAAATGTTTCTTCATCATTGAAAACGGGTTTTGCTGATTGTGGTAATGAAGAGGAAGCTAGAGCTGTATTTACGACCAGGCATCAGGAGTTGGGACAGGGTACGAAGAGAACAAAAGGGATGGTTAAGGAGAGCCCCCAATTGGGTGTTCATAAGCAAGTATGGCAAAGCGGGGAGATTTACTCGTTGGAACAGTTTGAGTCCAAGTCCAAGGCTTTTGCAAGGAGTTTGTTGGGTATGATTAAGGAGGTTAATCCGTTGGTTATAGAAGCATTGTTCTGGAAGGCAGCTTCAGAAAAGCCTATCTATGTGGAATATGCAAATGACGTGCCTGGGTCAGGTTTTGGAGAGCCAGAGGGTCAGTTTCGGTATTTTCATCGACAAAGAAGGAAGAGGGCATCATATAAGTCCTATCGAAGGAGTGCAGCAAGTTCTGATTGCAAGAAAAATGAAACGGATAATGTAAATAGTTCATGTAACGATGAAGTCAAGGGCGATGCATTTAAGAATGACCCAAGTACATCTTCAGGACCAACACCCAGATCATCTATTACTTTTTCAACTTCAATTTTGGAGGAAAATTTGGGATCTTCTAAGCAAAAAATTCTAAATGCTGGCAGTGACATGGAAGGTACTGCAGGTTGGAAGCTTTCCAACAGCCCTTGGAATCTGCAAGTAATCGCACGCTCACCTGGATCAATCACACGTTTCATGCCTGATGATATCCCAGGTGTTACTTCCCCTATGATTTATATTGGTATGCTGTTCAGTTGGTTTGCTTGGCATGTTGAAGATCATGAGCTTCACAGCATGAATTTTCTTCATACTGGTTCTCCAAAGACTTGGTATGCTGTCCCTGGAGATTATGCATTTGCATTCGAGGAAATTATAGGTACTGAGGCTTATGGTGGCAGTATTGATCGCTTAG GTGTCCTGACATTGTTGGGTGAGAAGACAACCCTTTTGTCACCTGAGGTGGTAGTTTCATCCAACATTCCTTGTTGTAG GTTAATACAGAATCCAGGTGAATTTGTTGTGACTTTTCCAAGGGCTTACCATGTAGGATTCAGCCACG GTTTTAACTGTGGGGAAGCtgctaattttggaactccacaatgGCTGAAAGTAGCTAAGGAGGCTGCGGTACGCAGAGCTGCCATGAATTATCTTCCCATGCTTTCCCATCAGCAGCTGCTGTACCTGTTGACTATGTCTTTTGTTTCAAG AGTACCCAGATCACTGCTACCTGGCGCTCGGAGTTCTCGTCTTAGAGACCGTCTGAAAGAAGAAAGAGAGTTGTCAGTGAAGAAGGCTTTTATAGAAGATATGTTGAAAGAAAACAGCATTTTATCTGCTCTTATTGGGAAAGATTCCACTTACAATGTGGTAATATGGAACCCTGATTTATTGCCATGTGCAAGTAAAGAGTCTCAATTGCCTAGTACTATTTCTATCACATCAGAAGAGAATGTTTCCCATGCTTATTCTGAAGATAAAAGTAGCCCTACTGGGAATGATCTGTTTAAGGAGATGACTTTGTACATGGAAACTCTCAATGATTTATATATGGACGATGATGATTTATCATGTGATTTTCAAGTTGATTCAGGAACATTGGCATGCGTGGCTTGTGGGATCCTTGGTTTTCCATTTATGTGTGTGGTGCAACCATCTGAGAGAGCATCAATAGAACTTCTTCCGGTGGATCATCCTTTGGTTCAAGAAGGATCAAATgctgaaaaatataaaaattaccaTTCCTTTGCAGCCTGTGATGGCTCTATCAGGGGCTCTGTTCCAG ATGATCTCCATCCTGTGCCTGATCTTTCTCTGCCTCTGAAGGATCTGCAAATGCCTGGAGGGTGGAATAATTCTAGTAAATTTCTGAGACCTCGGATTTTCTGCCTGGAGCATGGTGTCCAAATTGAGGAGCTGTTGCAGTCTAAAGGTGGAGCAAACATGCTTATAATTTGCCATTCAG ACTATCAGAAAATAAAGACACATGCTGCTGCCATTTCAGAGGATATTAGTATTTGTTTCAATTACAATGAGGTTCCACTGGAAAGTGCATCTCAGGAAGATCTGAACTTGATATATCTGGCAATTGATGATGAAGACCACGATGAATGTGGAGAAGACTGGACCTCAAAAATGGGGATCAACTTACGTTACTGTGTAAAGGTTAGAAAGAACGCTCCATCTAGAAAAGTTCAGCATGCTTTAGCATTGGGGGGACTTTTTTCTGATGTAAGTTCCAGTTCAGATTTCTTAAACATAAAATGGCAATCCAGAAGATCAAGGTCAAGAACTAAGTTAACTCGGCCAGCTTACTGTAAGCCACATGACAATGTTGAAAGAAAGAAAGATGATGCATTGGGGAAAATATCAGGTGGAGTGAATATTGAGAAGGGAGAAAAACTCATTCAATATACGAGAAGGAAGTACAAGGTGAAAATAGATTGCTCCACAAGTTGGGGTCAAGGCTGCCCCAGGAATCACATGGAAGAAGAAGCTTCAGTTGTTAATTGTGAAGATCTCATGAAGCATACTGGAAAAACATCTAAGATTAGTCCTTGTAATGTTGAGACCAGTGGAAGTGATTCTGCAGGATTTGATTTCTCTCCCATTGGAATGTCTGGAGTACTGCATGAAGTCCAGGTGCTTGAAGCAACTGACAATATGAGCTTGAATTCTGCACCTTTACATGTTGCTGGTTCACTTCTAACTGCTAGTGTAGCTGTTGAACAAGTTGTAAGAGATGTTGAGTGTCAAATTTTGGAAGAATCAAAAGGCTATGAGATTGGCTGCAACGTAGCAGCCTGTGGTAGTTCGGAGATGCAGCATGAAGAAAAGGTCACTGGAGGAACTAGTGAGGTTGAGGATTCTAATGCGATAGAATGCTCTATTCCATTTGTAATTGCAGCTGATGAAAGATTTGGAATACAAGGAGAGTATCAAATAATGGAAAAGATCATCAACCTCAGGCATGAGACTTGTAGCATGGTTTCTAAAGGACAGCACAAAGACCTGACTGGTAAAGATGTTTTGACAAATGAGGTTTCCGATCTTTCCATCTCAGTAAGTTTGCATGCCTCTTGTCTGCCTGCAGGGCAAATGGAGAGCATAGTTGCTAAGAAATCTTGCATGAATAATGAGGTTACTGGTCGTATGACTTTGGGCGATGAATTGCAGCTAAAACTCCCAACTACAGGCAAAAGTGACTGTAGCCAAAGCATTTCATATGATGACAAACTAAAAAATCAGCATTCTACCTTAGTGGAAGAAAGGGCTGGATTTCCACAAGAAAACTGTTTTGCGGAAGATAAACTGCAAAATGAAGTTGCAATTACTGGTGGAAGTAAGGGGGAGGAACTCATTTCAGGCAATATTCGATTGGTAAATTGTGTCTCTGTGGGTGGAAGTTCTGAAATTTTGAGGGAGCCCTGTGCTGCAGTCGACTTGTGCAATGGTGTGACTTCAGAGAACAGGGGGCAGCAAGCAATTCAGACCACAAATGAAAGAAAAGTAGAGCACATCTCGTGTCCTTTGAcacaaatggatatagatcaacCTACTACCTCTTCACTGGAAGGATATCATGAAGTTATTGGAGGGATCTCAGCTAAAGGGGACTTGTTCACTGGCTCAGTTTCTGATTCTGAAatactgttagaaatttcaactgcTAACAGAAGCAATGTGGAGGAAGTAATCCCTAATTCCCCTGCTCAAATGCAAGATCCAATTGTTCCTTGTTCAGTTGGGGAATATTCTGAAGCTCCAAGAGAGAAATGTATTGCTGAAGACTTGTCTATTGGTGTCAATTTATACACTGACTTGCAGCAGCAAATTCACTCAGATGATTGGGTGACTAGGGATGATGAAGGGCACAAAATATGTCAGACTACGAGTGCAACTAATGAGGAACCTCTCTCTAGCCAAGTTACGCAGATAAATCAGCCTAATCCAGACCCATTTAAAAAATGTTCTGGAACTGATGAAGAATCTTGCACAATAGAAAATATTATGCTCAAGGGCCAAGAAGTTTGTTCATCATGTGAATTGGAAAGTACCAAATCCACGGTGGTAGGTCCTAGATCAACTGCTGGGAAGGgcagaaaaaggaaaaatgaagTTGAGCAGCTAACAGACAAGACATTAAATTGCAGTGGCTTTATTAAAAGCCCATGTGAGGGATTGAGGCCGAGGGCTGGGAAAGATGCAACGTGTAGAAATGGGATTGATAATAGAAAATCAACTCAAGAGAATCCACTGAGAAAGAAGGCCAGAAAACCTTCTGATGTTTCAGTTCCTTGCACAAAAAAGAAAGAAACTGCAAAGAGATCATACAAGTGTGACCTAGAAGGTTGCACCATGAGTTTTGAGACAAAGGCAGAGCTACAGTTGCACAAGCGCAACCGGTGCCCATACGAAGGCTGTAGGAAGAGATTTAGCTCCCACAAATATGCAATAATTCATCAGCGTGTTCACGAAGATGATAGACCTCTCAAATGCCCATGGAAGGGTTGCTCCATGTCATTCAAGTGGGCATGGGCTAGAACTGAGCATACACGGGTGCATACCGGAGAGAAGCCATACAAGTGCAAGGTGGAGGGTTGTGGCCTTTCTTTCAGGTTTGTATCAGACTTTAGCCGGCATAGAAGAAAAACGGGACACTATGTGAATACGCCTGGCTGA